GCGGGGGAGAGGTCGTCGGCGAGGGCCGCCGCGATGAGCTCGCCGCGGCGGTCGTCGGGCTCGCGACCGTGCTGCTCGGGGGTGCGGTCGTCGGTCATGCGGGATCCACTTCGTCGAGATGCGTGCGGAGGGCGCGGAGCGCGTGGAAGACGCGCGTGCGCAGGGTGGCGACGGGCACGCCCGTGGCGCTGGAGAGCTCCTGGTAGCTGAGCCCGGTGAGGTGCACCGCGACGACGGCCTCGCGGTGCGCGTCGCTGAGGCGCGCGAGGCCTTCGACGATCCCGAGCCGGTCGAGCGGATCCGCCTCCCGCGTCGCCTGCTCGGGCGCCTCGTCCTCGGCGACGATGCGCGGCGCGCGGGCCCGGGCGCGGTGCACGTCGAGGATCACCCGCCGCTCGATCGCGAACAGCCAGGTGCGCGCGCTGCCGCGCTCGCCGTCGAAGGAGTCGCGGGCGCGCCAGGCGCGGAGGAACGTCTCCTGCACGCAGTCCTCGGCGAGCTGGCGATCCTGCAGGGCGTTGACCGCGAAGCCGAGCAGCGCACCGCCGTGCTCCGCGAACGCCTCGCGCACGTCGAAGCCGGGCGGGGACGCGCTCATCGTGCTCCGCTCGGGTGCAGGGGCCGGACGCGTCAGGACGAGCGCCATCGTGATCCCCTCCAGCCTAGGCGGCGGGTGCGCGCCCTCACCGGGGGATACGTCGGCAGGGGGCCCGGCGTTCATCGGTCGGGTGGGGAGGGACCGCGGATCGCCGCGACACGCGTCCTCGACGGATCTCCACGACCGATGAACGCCCGCCGCCCGCCGTGCGTATGCCCTGTCAGAAGCGGTGCCCGCCCGGGTGCCCCACCACGAGAGGCTGCACGCGATGACGCACACGAGACTCGTCCGGAACATGACCATCGGGGGCGCCGCCGCGGCTGCCCTCGCCCTCCTCGCCGCGACGCCCGCGTCCGCCGAGACCACCGTCCCCGAGCCGGACCGCTTCACGAGCGCGTTCACCGTGATGGCGACGCCCGACCAGGTGCTCAACGCCGACGGCGTCGCGACCCCCGGCGAGCCCGGCGCGACCGGCCGCTTCGACCTCCGCCTCGACTCCGCGTCGAACACCATCTGCTACGACATCACCCTCACGGGCGTGACCGGCGAGTACCAGAGCCCCGCGAAGACGGCCACGCACATCCACCAGGCCGCCGTCGGCAAGGCCGGCCCGCCCCGCATCGCGTTCCCGAACCCGGTGGACGCCGGGAACGGCACGCGCACGAGCTCCGGCTGCATGCAGGGGCCCTTCACCACGGGGATCATGAACGCGCAGGACCAGGACACGGGCACGAGCTTCACGGTCGCGCAGATCGAGGCCGACCCGGCCTCGTTCGCGGCCGACACCCACACCGCGTCGTTCACGGCAGGTGCCGTGCGCGGCCAGCTGACCCAGGTGCCGGTCGGCGGCGTCGACACGGGCGCCGGCGGATCCGCGACCACGACCTCGGCCCTCCCGGTCGTCGCGGGCGGCGGTGCCGTCGCGCTGGCCGCGGCCGGCGTCGTGCTGATGCGCCGCCGCCTGGCGCAGGAGTCCTGATCCCCGTGCACCACGGCCCGGCGGACGCGTCGCCCGCGCGGCGCGCCCGCCGGGCCGCGGTGCTCGCGGGCGCGCTGATCCCGCTGGCCGTCCTCGCGGGATGTGCGCCCGCCGACCCGGGACCGGCTCCGGCCGCTCCCCCCCGCGGCGGCGACCGCAGCGCCGTCCGCGCCGCCGACCACCGCGCCGAGCGACCCGCCCACGACCTCCCCCACGGTCGTGCAGGGCCTCGGCGCGGTCCCCACCCGCGTCGCGATCCCCGCCATCGACCTCGACCAGCCGCTCATCGACCTCGGGATCGCCGCCGACGGCCGCATGGAGGTGCCCGTCGACTTCGACGACGTCGGCTGGTTCACGGGCGGCGGGCGCCCCGGCGGTCGCGGACCCACGGTGATCGCCGCGCACGTCGACTCGCGCGTCGGGCCCGCCGCGTTCGCCCGGCTCGCCGAGCTCGGCGTGGGCGACGAGGTCTCCGTGCAGGACGTCGGCGGCGGATCCACGCGCTACGCCGTGACCGAGGTCGCCGACTTCGCCAAGGCCGACTTCCCGACCGCGCGCGTCTTCGGCGCGCAGCCCACCGACCAGCTGCGCCTCATCACCTGCGGCGGGATCTTCGACCGCAGCGTCGGCCACTACGAGGACAACCGCGTCGTGTTCGCGGAGCCCGTGGGCTGATCCGCGCGGCGCGTCCCCGCGTCAGGCGGCCGGATCCCCGGGGTCCACGCCGCCCGTGTCCGGCAGCCCCGCCCGCAGCCGCGCCGTTCGCTCGCGCACCAGCTCGAGCCGGGCCTCGTCGAGCGCGGCGGATGCGGCCCGCGCCCGTCGGCCCGCGCGCGCGAAGCGGACGAGCGCCACGAGGGCGATCACGATCGCGACGATGACGACGACCGCGACGACCGACCAGACCACGTCGTACGCCGCCGGCAGCAGGATGCTGGGCGGC
This genomic interval from Clavibacter michiganensis contains the following:
- a CDS encoding sigma-70 family RNA polymerase sigma factor; this translates as MSASPPGFDVREAFAEHGGALLGFAVNALQDRQLAEDCVQETFLRAWRARDSFDGERGSARTWLFAIERRVILDVHRARARAPRIVAEDEAPEQATREADPLDRLGIVEGLARLSDAHREAVVAVHLTGLSYQELSSATGVPVATLRTRVFHALRALRTHLDEVDPA
- a CDS encoding CHRD domain-containing protein → MTHTRLVRNMTIGGAAAAALALLAATPASAETTVPEPDRFTSAFTVMATPDQVLNADGVATPGEPGATGRFDLRLDSASNTICYDITLTGVTGEYQSPAKTATHIHQAAVGKAGPPRIAFPNPVDAGNGTRTSSGCMQGPFTTGIMNAQDQDTGTSFTVAQIEADPASFAADTHTASFTAGAVRGQLTQVPVGGVDTGAGGSATTTSALPVVAGGGAVALAAAGVVLMRRRLAQES
- a CDS encoding class F sortase, translating into MQGLGAVPTRVAIPAIDLDQPLIDLGIAADGRMEVPVDFDDVGWFTGGGRPGGRGPTVIAAHVDSRVGPAAFARLAELGVGDEVSVQDVGGGSTRYAVTEVADFAKADFPTARVFGAQPTDQLRLITCGGIFDRSVGHYEDNRVVFAEPVG